The following are from one region of the Chanos chanos chromosome 10, fChaCha1.1, whole genome shotgun sequence genome:
- the cldn23l gene encoding claudin-23 yields the protein MHTPVSMVMGIVFAPLGLVLVFTAAITPQWREGQARLGVGGSELLLLRSDGLWESCLQVAQSELKQCWPVSGSYQRDGRVRLAQALILASLFLCGAGIVLASVGVRCWTDLPLRSVAAAGGLLVALAGALSLAALGLYTHNLSALGVEVPPMQQQQQQHDPRAHPTNGLPRLTLHPAGSLYFGWVGAWVQVLGGAALLLSFKCPRCPSCPKPTHTQDIEVYEVNC from the coding sequence ATGCATACTCCAGTCTCCATGGTGATGGGTATAGTGTTTGCACCACTTGGGCTGGTTCTGGTGTTCACGGCGGCAATAACTCCACAGTGGCGTGAGGGGCAGGCTCGGCTAGGGGTGGGTGGCAGCGAACTACTTCTGCTCCGTTCCGACGGCCTGTGGGAGAGCTGCCTGCAGGTGGCGCAGTCTGAGCTTAAACAGTGTTGGCCTGTGTCTGGATCGTACCAGCGCGACGGCCGCGTTCGCTTGGCACAAGCCCTGATACTGGCTTCCCTGTTCCTGTGTGGGGCAGGCATCGTCTTAGCCAGCGTGGGTGTACGCTGTTGGACCGACCTCCCCCTGCGAAGCGTGGCGGCTGCCGGGGGCCTCTTGGTGGCCCTGGCAGGGGCCCTCAGCCTGGCAGCCTTGGggctctacacacacaacctgtcAGCACTGGGGGTGGAAGTGCCACCCatgcaacaacagcagcagcagcacgaCCCCCGGGCCCACCCGACCAACGGGCTGCCCCGTCTCACTCTACACCCGGCCGGGTCGCTCTATTTCGGATGGGTGGGTGCGTGGGTGCAAGTGCTTGGCGGTGCCGCCCTTCTGCTCAGCTTCAAATGTCCGCGTTGTCCCTCTTGCCCCAAACCGACGCACACGCAAGACATCGAAGTGTACGAGGTGAACTGCTAA
- the grhl3 gene encoding grainyhead-like protein 3 homolog — MTKEIETLMVLQNESFNYPRYPDSYMMDSWPYMDSTDLNKNDFFYDSCKTPKEQRVTAHRASTYKPLERTPNSSPPELAPLENSTAQIMKMLSDSINTPQSQELLDRKLLPLCPGRQASAGAEVYSQPNPADNYDKLVLNNIFESLLNPKWPTETSYPEATTENLHCTNGFTGQASPVYSDSYTNSPPERFRNDFQFTLGAPQASQHKSTEIPMVYLNKGQFYPITLQGVDSTASLSCSKVKTVIMAVFDNEKSPEMQLKCWNHWHARQPTVKQRVIDIADYKEVFSGISNVEEVAFNALSFIWNPNEEAKVYIGINSLSTDFSSQKGVKGLPLNLQIDTYDFSTGTNRLIHRAACQVKIFCDKGAERKMRDEERKRSKRRVKNVADSTNNGSNGKQSLVSSSVGKDCTYFKTLDDHVTQPVLFIPEMHYSNLQRCGLAPPTNLEDTDRTPLKRVNCYTETTDQCSPPPSKQARREEQQRVLLYVRRENEEVFDALMLNTPTLRGLREAISEKYGLQEDTIGKIFKKCKRGIFVNMDDNIVEHYSNHSAFLIEISEVVVNHFQVTLTEL, encoded by the exons ATGACCAAGGAGATTGA GACTCTGATGGTTCTGCAGAACGAGAGTTTTAACTACCCACGTTACCCAGACAGCTACATGATGGATTCCTGGCCCTATATGGACAGCACTGACCTAAACAAAAACGATTTCTTCTACGACTCCTGCAAG actccaaaagaacagagagtgacagcCCACAGGGCAAGCACATACAAACCATTGGAAAG GACGCCGAATAGCTCTCCGCCAGAGCTGGCTCCCCTGGAAAACTCCACTGCTCAAATCATGAAGATGCTATCAGACAGCATTAACACACCTCAGTCCCAGGAGCTGTTGGACAGGAAGTTGCTTCCCCTGTGCCCGGGGAGGCAGGCTTCCGCTGGTGCTGAGGTCTACAGTCAACCTAATCCTGCCGATAACTATGATAAACTAGTCCTAAACAACATCTTCGAATCTCTCCTTAATCCTAAATGGCCAACAGAGACTTCCTACCCAGAAGCCACCACAGAG AACCTACACTGCACAAATGGCTTTACAGGACAAGCAAGCCCAGTGTATTCTGACTCATACACCAATTCCCCTCCAGAAAGATTCAG AAATGATTTCCAGTTCACATTGGGTGCTCCACAAGCTTCCCAGCACAAATCTACAGAGATCCCCATGGTTTACCTGAATAAGGGTCAGTTCTACCCCATCACTCTACAAGGGGTAGACAGCACTGCCAGCCTATCCTGCAGCAAAGTGAAG ACGGTCATTATGGCAGTGTTTGACAATGAGAAGAGTCCTGAGATGCAGCTGAAATGCTGGAATCATTGGCACGCACGGCAGCCAACCGTTAAGCAGAGGGTCATTGACATTG CGGACTACAAAGAGGTCTTCAGTGGCATTAGCAATGTGGAGGAGGTGGCTTTCAATGCTCTATCCTTCATTTGGAACCCCAATGAGGAGgccaag gtCTATATTGGCATCAATTCTTTGAGCAcagatttttcctctcagaagGGAGTGAAGGGGTTGCCACTCAACTTGCAGATTGACACGTACGATTTTAGCACCGGGACAAACCGGCTCATCCACAGGGCAGCCTGCCAGGTCAAAATCTTCTGTGATAAG ggagcagagaggaagatgagggatgaggagagaaagaggtccAAAAGGAGGGTCAAAAATGTTGCTGATTCCACTAACAATG GTTCTAATGGAAAACAGTCACTGGTGTCCAGTTCAGTGGGTAAGGACTGCACCTATTTCAAGACGCTAGACGACCATGTCACACAGCCTGTCCTGTTCATCCCAGAGATGCACTATAGCAACTTACAGCGCTGTGGCCTG gcgCCTCCAACCAATCTGGAAGATACTGACAG GACTCCTCTGAAGCgggtgaactgttacacagagaCCACTGATCAGTGCAGCCCACCACCCAGCAAACAGGCCCGACGGGAAGAACAACAGAGAG TATTGCTATATgtaagaagagaaaatgaggaggTCTTTGACGCTCTTATGCTGAACACCCCAACTCTGCGAGGACTGAGAGAAGCT aTTTCAGAAAAATATGGGCTGCAAGAAGACACCATTGGGAAAATCTtcaaaaaatgcaaaagagG GATTTTTGTAAACATGGATGACAACATTGTGGAACACTACAGTAACCACTCAGCTTTCCTCATTGAAATCTCTGAGGTGGTTGTGAACCACTTTCAAGTCACCCTGACAGAATTATGA